In Francisella salimarina, the following proteins share a genomic window:
- a CDS encoding linear amide C-N hydrolase, with amino-acid sequence MRKTLSKIILSSAILATSIPAMACSEINHDFGKNIGVYTTRTMDIFIDLKPNLTVYPRGTKESGGLNKNPLNWTDKYGYVSIDETNLENLTGEGVNEKGLAAHLLYLGDTVQPKRDLSKPGINGVDWVRYVLGNYSTVQEVLENLDKYQIYNPPVKINGKDSYLPVHYLVEDKTGDSALIEYINGKLTIHRGVKNLSNEPSYDKQLKILKQAKDLGFYNIDKLPGGANSGYRFVRGSFINENLPDADSADQAVNYMFAAADSVSVPFIKGYRNESFNNPSLEDKWPTQWKSVTSLSQNTIYISDTLVGNRVSVNLNEANLSEGQPIKSISVMDKSLTGDVTSKLTPKDK; translated from the coding sequence ATGAGAAAAACACTATCAAAAATTATTTTAAGTAGCGCAATATTAGCAACATCAATACCAGCTATGGCTTGCTCTGAAATCAATCATGATTTTGGAAAAAATATTGGAGTTTATACTACTAGAACTATGGATATCTTTATTGACTTAAAACCAAACTTAACTGTATATCCTAGAGGAACAAAAGAAAGTGGTGGTCTAAATAAAAATCCTCTTAACTGGACTGATAAATATGGTTATGTATCAATTGATGAAACTAATTTAGAAAATTTAACAGGTGAAGGTGTAAATGAAAAAGGCCTAGCTGCCCACCTGCTTTATTTAGGGGATACTGTTCAACCTAAAAGAGATCTAAGCAAACCAGGAATCAATGGCGTTGATTGGGTTAGATATGTACTAGGAAACTATTCTACAGTTCAAGAAGTTCTAGAAAACTTAGATAAATATCAAATATACAATCCGCCAGTAAAAATTAATGGTAAAGATAGTTATTTACCAGTTCATTATCTAGTAGAAGATAAAACTGGAGATAGTGCGCTTATTGAATATATTAATGGAAAGTTAACTATACATAGAGGTGTAAAAAATCTTAGTAATGAACCTAGCTATGATAAGCAACTTAAAATTTTAAAACAAGCCAAAGATTTGGGATTCTATAATATAGATAAACTACCAGGTGGTGCCAACTCTGGATATAGATTTGTAAGGGGTAGTTTTATAAATGAAAATTTACCAGATGCAGACTCTGCTGATCAAGCTGTCAATTACATGTTTGCAGCAGCTGACTCTGTATCTGTTCCATTTATCAAAGGCTACAGAAATGAGAGTTTTAATAACCCAAGTTTAGAAGATAAATGGCCAACACAATGGAAGTCAGTAACATCCTTATCTCAGAATACTATCTATATTTCTGATACATTAGTTGGCAATAGAGTTTCTGTTAACCTTAATGAGGCTAATTTAAGTGAGGGACAACCAATTAAAAGCATATCAGTTATGGATAAATCTTTAACTGGAGATGTAACTAGCAAACTAACACCTAAAGATAAATAA
- a CDS encoding LysR family transcriptional regulator, with protein sequence MNFDDIFIFIKLINIGTFTELAKHLNISQSTVSRRIQSLEESINMKLVKRNSRGLIEMTEDGESFYKNFKDIEQEASTIFQQLMNKSKEITGTLKVGIPKLFLDNILADRLDLFYARYPNVRLVFSYTAGVVDLVKDDIDVAITIKKPLVTNCTIKTLVRAKNKLYASEEYIQKYGQPKSLKDLENHDVVGFLSHDKYQTSLIGFLERDDSKEEVNINPNLFFNNFICDINLATKCNKIVNTLDIFANSRLDILPVLNDYYFGETNFYLVRATGVRNNLEQEFVKFVNVCLQDY encoded by the coding sequence ATGAATTTTGATGATATTTTTATTTTTATTAAACTTATTAATATAGGTACATTTACAGAATTAGCTAAACATTTAAATATTTCTCAAAGTACAGTTTCTCGTAGAATTCAAAGCTTAGAAGAATCTATAAATATGAAATTGGTTAAGCGTAACTCAAGAGGCCTAATAGAAATGACTGAAGATGGAGAGTCATTCTATAAAAACTTTAAAGATATTGAGCAAGAAGCAAGTACAATATTTCAGCAGCTAATGAATAAATCTAAAGAAATAACGGGAACTTTAAAGGTAGGTATACCAAAACTTTTTCTTGATAACATACTAGCTGATAGGTTGGATTTATTTTATGCTAGATATCCTAATGTCCGATTAGTATTTAGTTATACTGCAGGAGTAGTAGATTTGGTTAAGGATGACATAGATGTGGCAATTACTATTAAAAAACCTTTAGTTACAAACTGTACTATAAAAACGTTAGTAAGAGCTAAAAATAAACTTTATGCTAGTGAAGAGTATATTCAAAAATATGGACAGCCAAAATCTCTGAAAGATTTAGAAAATCATGATGTTGTTGGGTTCTTAAGTCATGATAAATATCAGACTAGTCTGATAGGTTTTTTAGAGAGAGATGACTCTAAAGAAGAGGTTAATATTAATCCAAATCTATTTTTTAATAATTTTATATGTGATATTAATTTAGCAACTAAGTGTAATAAGATTGTTAATACTTTGGATATTTTTGCTAATAGCAGATTAGATATATTACCAGTGCTTAATGATTATTATTTTGGCGAAACTAACTTTTATTTGGTAAGAGCAACTGGAGTTAGAAATAATCTTGAGCAAGAGTTTGTTAAATTTGTTAATGTTTGTTTGCAGGATTATTAA
- the mnmE gene encoding tRNA uridine-5-carboxymethylaminomethyl(34) synthesis GTPase MnmE, producing MYTKDTIVAVATPQGNGGIGIIRISGVNALSIAKKLTKKRLKPRYATFCNIYNANEIVDHGIVIFFNSPNSYTGEDVVEIQAHGNPFILNLIIKATLECGARMANAGEFTERAFLNNKLDLAQAEAVADIINASSEIAAKSAAKSLQGDFSREINSLLEKLIYLRMYVEASIDFPEEEINFLEDQKIHTSLQEIYKTILDVKNSCKQGAILVEGVTLILVGKPNAGKSSLLNALAGKESAIVTSIAGTTRDIVKEHIQINGVPMHIIDTAGLRSSDDVIESEGIKRAIKKIQEADQILFVTDDYTNSQVKFSDIKDIIPEFYNQIPKDIDITYVHNKIDLLEEAPMNHNNHIYISAGNNIGIDKLKDHILAKVGYTTQNESVYTARERHITAINNAFEHIKLAREQLELGNGELLAEELLIVQEHLNSITGDFSSDDLLGEIFSSFCIGK from the coding sequence ATGTATACTAAAGATACTATAGTTGCAGTTGCAACACCCCAAGGTAATGGTGGTATAGGTATAATACGTATCTCTGGCGTAAATGCTTTATCAATAGCCAAAAAGCTCACAAAAAAACGTCTCAAACCTAGATATGCCACATTCTGTAATATTTATAATGCAAATGAAATAGTTGATCATGGTATTGTAATATTTTTCAATTCTCCTAATTCATATACTGGTGAAGATGTTGTTGAAATACAAGCACATGGCAATCCTTTTATACTTAACTTAATAATCAAAGCTACCCTAGAATGTGGCGCTAGAATGGCAAATGCTGGAGAGTTTACAGAAAGAGCATTTCTTAATAATAAGCTTGATTTAGCTCAAGCTGAAGCTGTAGCTGATATTATTAATGCATCTTCAGAAATAGCTGCAAAATCAGCAGCAAAATCTCTTCAAGGAGATTTTTCTAGAGAGATTAATAGTCTTTTAGAAAAACTTATCTATCTACGAATGTATGTTGAGGCATCTATTGACTTTCCAGAAGAGGAAATCAACTTTTTAGAAGATCAAAAGATTCATACCAGTTTACAAGAAATATATAAAACAATTCTCGATGTCAAAAATAGTTGTAAACAAGGAGCAATCCTTGTTGAAGGCGTAACACTAATACTAGTCGGTAAGCCTAATGCCGGTAAATCTAGTCTTTTAAATGCTCTAGCTGGTAAAGAGTCTGCCATTGTAACATCAATAGCAGGTACAACTCGAGATATTGTAAAGGAGCATATTCAAATAAATGGTGTTCCAATGCATATTATCGATACTGCTGGATTACGTAGCAGTGATGATGTTATCGAAAGCGAAGGAATCAAAAGAGCAATCAAAAAGATTCAAGAGGCAGATCAAATATTATTTGTAACCGATGACTATACAAATAGTCAGGTTAAATTTAGTGATATAAAGGATATAATACCTGAATTTTATAATCAAATACCTAAAGATATAGATATTACTTATGTTCACAATAAGATAGATCTTCTTGAAGAAGCGCCTATGAATCATAATAATCATATTTATATATCCGCAGGTAACAACATAGGTATTGATAAGCTAAAAGATCATATTCTTGCCAAAGTTGGTTACACAACTCAAAATGAGAGTGTTTATACAGCTCGTGAGAGACATATTACAGCTATAAATAATGCTTTTGAACATATCAAACTTGCTAGAGAACAATTAGAACTTGGGAATGGAGAACTCTTAGCAGAAGAATTATTAATAGTTCAAGAGCATCTTAACTCAATCACAGGAGATTTCAGCTCTGATGACCTATTAGGAGAGATTTTCTCAAGCTTTTGTATTGGAAAATAG
- the hpf gene encoding ribosome hibernation-promoting factor, HPF/YfiA family, translating to MNIQITGRHVEVTDPIKRYVNEKIGKVGHYFDNITSTKVILDVEKDHQVAEAIVTVPGSEFVAKAEDKDLYAAIDMLEDKLARQIKKHKNKLRDNHATGHSE from the coding sequence ATGAATATTCAAATTACTGGTAGACATGTTGAAGTTACTGACCCAATCAAAAGGTATGTTAATGAGAAAATTGGTAAGGTGGGACATTATTTTGACAACATCACTTCAACAAAGGTAATTTTAGATGTTGAAAAAGATCATCAAGTGGCAGAAGCCATAGTTACAGTTCCAGGTAGTGAATTTGTGGCAAAGGCGGAGGATAAAGATTTATATGCAGCTATTGATATGCTTGAAGATAAGTTGGCTCGTCAGATAAAAAAACATAAAAATAAATTAAGAGATAACCACGCGACTGGTCATTCTGAATAA
- a CDS encoding PTS sugar transporter subunit IIA, producing MNLKALISKKDIILNLNIESKKRLIEFLANRVSDSYPDISEDIVLKNIYKRERIGNTYIGKNIYIPHCRVENLMTTRIMIVTLKNSYYDNSIDDDIKIAIGVFFPDKISDIHMELLKQLALYLKEDRTQQYFQQAESSDDLYNLIINTNND from the coding sequence ATGAACTTAAAAGCTCTAATAAGTAAAAAAGATATAATTTTAAATTTAAATATTGAGTCAAAAAAGCGCTTAATTGAGTTTTTAGCAAATCGAGTATCTGATAGTTATCCAGATATAAGTGAAGATATCGTTCTAAAAAACATCTATAAGCGTGAGAGAATAGGTAATACATATATTGGCAAGAATATTTATATTCCTCATTGTAGGGTTGAAAACCTTATGACTACTAGAATAATGATAGTTACATTGAAAAATAGTTATTATGATAATTCCATAGACGATGATATTAAAATAGCTATTGGTGTTTTCTTTCCAGATAAGATATCAGATATTCATATGGAATTATTAAAGCAGTTAGCTCTTTATCTAAAAGAGGATCGAACCCAGCAATATTTTCAGCAAGCTGAAAGTTCTGATGATTTGTATAATTTAATTATTAATACTAACAATGACTAA
- a CDS encoding RNA methyltransferase has translation MTNLSNNIRIVLVEPSHSGNVGSTARAMLNMGLTNLWLVNPKKGIDDEAIALSCHATEVVKSARIVSNLQEALDGIDYVVGTSARVRRVSLPIEPIYKVATNILNKIQKSDEKIAILFGRERTGLLNEELLMSNVHAYIPSNEGYTSLNLAQAVQLVAYEIYKQAVEISDLKEVPEYTHLHKKASVKELQGLYQHFEDSMLQSGFLDKDKPGHVMDKVRRLFQRSELESQEVNILRGFLTSLDNLDKLK, from the coding sequence ATGACTAATTTATCTAATAATATACGTATAGTTTTAGTAGAGCCCTCTCATAGTGGTAATGTAGGTTCCACTGCTAGAGCAATGCTGAATATGGGATTAACAAATTTGTGGCTAGTCAATCCTAAAAAAGGCATAGATGACGAAGCCATAGCATTATCATGTCATGCTACAGAAGTTGTGAAAAGTGCTAGGATTGTATCTAATCTTCAAGAAGCACTTGACGGTATAGATTATGTAGTAGGGACTAGTGCAAGAGTGCGTAGAGTATCTCTGCCTATAGAGCCTATATATAAAGTTGCTACAAACATACTTAATAAAATCCAAAAATCTGATGAAAAAATAGCAATATTATTTGGCAGAGAAAGAACAGGACTATTAAATGAAGAGCTTTTGATGAGTAATGTGCATGCGTATATTCCGTCAAATGAAGGATATACATCTCTTAATCTAGCCCAAGCTGTACAACTAGTAGCTTATGAGATTTATAAGCAAGCTGTAGAGATTAGTGACTTAAAAGAAGTTCCTGAATATACTCATTTGCATAAAAAAGCTTCTGTCAAAGAGCTACAAGGGTTATATCAACATTTTGAAGATAGTATGCTTCAATCTGGATTTTTGGATAAAGATAAACCTGGTCATGTAATGGATAAGGTGCGTAGACTTTTTCAAAGATCTGAATTAGAGAGTCAAGAGGTTAATATCTTGAGAGGCTTTTTAACATCACTAGATAATTTGGATAAATTAAAATGA
- the rnhB gene encoding ribonuclease HII, which produces MIILGIDEAGRGPLSGPVVAAGVILDPEKTIDGLADSKKLTEKKRQSSYEQIISHAKAYTIVEVSPQQIDELNILQATLKAMNQVADNLKGQFDKVLVDGNKLPNWDYNSEAIVKGDSKVQEISAASILAKVHRDNICLEHDRLFPQYGFAKHKGYPTKEHLENIRKYGVLNIHRKSYKPIQLLL; this is translated from the coding sequence ATGATTATACTTGGTATAGATGAAGCAGGGCGTGGACCACTATCAGGACCTGTAGTTGCTGCTGGAGTAATACTAGATCCTGAAAAAACTATTGATGGTCTTGCAGACTCTAAAAAATTAACAGAAAAAAAACGTCAATCATCATATGAACAAATAATTTCTCATGCAAAAGCATATACAATAGTTGAAGTTTCACCTCAGCAAATTGATGAATTAAATATCCTTCAAGCAACGCTCAAAGCGATGAATCAAGTTGCAGATAATTTAAAAGGACAATTTGACAAAGTGCTGGTCGATGGTAATAAATTACCAAACTGGGATTATAATTCAGAAGCTATTGTGAAAGGTGATTCAAAAGTTCAAGAAATATCTGCAGCTTCAATATTAGCAAAAGTACATAGAGATAATATTTGTCTTGAGCATGATAGATTATTTCCACAATATGGTTTTGCCAAGCATAAAGGTTATCCAACAAAAGAGCATCTTGAAAATATAAGAAAATATGGTGTATTAAATATCCACAGAAAAAGCTATAAACCAATTCAACTATTGTTATAA
- a CDS encoding sodium:solute symporter family transporter, translating to MNNSENYYTAGKSLGLFALIATLVMTELNISTLIGFSSLGYLYGFSALSLGIVFLAGLLFYSFSVAKKWKNFDAISVSEFFSQRYNPVFGLVVALCLLTAMAGFGANFIYSTTIYLQQIFPSYNHWLISGVACSLMLLFTIRDGLLMIVKIDKLSFLLSIVLFIYLGYSAYNADASALGYINNAQIPTLPVSFSISLAILTAFTYILSPWYGQKIFAAKSKKVAFYAVLITSFIVSLIYLIAVYTTAKYAGVISSTNPDKAFVYIVRNLFSKPMLVIFYLMMFMIALTTIAALWNTMASMCSVHFQDNKSEHKNIITVIIIAIFSYILANTFIDQVLDKMLLFNIPIAALAFSLLYGFYGSKTNLLGAILSTVIGVISALCCYLIFNQDDFVFYWASVCIPLSFMIGYLPVVLGYFKKL from the coding sequence ATGAATAACTCTGAAAACTACTACACAGCAGGAAAGAGTTTAGGACTTTTTGCACTTATAGCTACTCTTGTAATGACAGAGCTAAATATATCAACTCTGATAGGTTTCTCGAGCTTGGGATATTTATATGGATTCTCAGCACTATCTCTAGGAATTGTGTTTTTAGCTGGATTATTATTTTATTCTTTTAGTGTCGCTAAAAAGTGGAAAAACTTTGATGCAATTAGTGTTTCTGAATTTTTTTCTCAACGTTATAATCCAGTATTTGGATTAGTAGTAGCATTATGTTTGTTAACTGCGATGGCAGGGTTTGGAGCTAACTTTATATACTCTACTACAATTTATCTACAACAGATTTTTCCTTCTTATAATCATTGGTTAATAAGTGGGGTTGCTTGTAGTTTAATGTTGTTATTTACCATAAGAGATGGGCTACTAATGATAGTAAAAATAGATAAATTGAGCTTTTTATTATCTATAGTTCTATTTATATATTTAGGGTATTCAGCATATAATGCTGATGCTTCTGCACTTGGATATATTAATAATGCACAAATACCAACTTTACCAGTTTCTTTTTCTATATCTTTAGCAATTCTTACAGCATTTACTTACATACTTTCACCATGGTATGGACAAAAAATATTTGCTGCAAAATCTAAGAAAGTAGCTTTTTATGCTGTCCTGATTACATCATTTATTGTGAGTTTGATTTATCTGATAGCTGTCTATACTACGGCTAAATATGCAGGTGTGATTAGCTCTACAAATCCTGATAAAGCTTTTGTGTATATTGTGCGAAATCTCTTCAGTAAACCTATGTTAGTTATATTTTATCTTATGATGTTTATGATAGCTTTGACAACTATAGCAGCATTATGGAATACTATGGCATCAATGTGTTCTGTACATTTTCAAGATAATAAAAGCGAGCACAAAAATATCATTACAGTAATTATTATTGCAATTTTTAGCTACATACTTGCTAATACTTTTATAGACCAAGTTCTTGATAAAATGTTACTTTTTAATATTCCTATAGCTGCCTTAGCATTTAGTTTGCTATATGGGTTTTATGGTAGCAAGACTAATTTATTAGGAGCTATTCTAAGTACTGTAATAGGTGTGATAAGTGCTTTATGTTGCTATTTGATTTTTAATCAAGATGATTTTGTTTTCTATTGGGCAAGTGTGTGTATACCTTTAAGTTTTATGATTGGGTATTTGCCTGTGGTATTAGGATATTTTAAAAAATTATAG
- a CDS encoding FUSC family protein → MTKNIFTDKNNYIFASTITASVFFSSLSSSYLYNHQMLPMIWAFVFGIFLPFYRFGNTKLEQIKSLTTNTILVLIMMLLASFVSLISSPILQELARGILVFYCLCSQRYFNGGRILIIFLIVYVLLFFYLDPILSENTLLPSLNYCLTGLLMGYISTSLFTIIMPSVDIKTPTINNDSFVFKQAIIITILIVSVYITARFIHITNPAWICYSIVIVSTGNYIISIKTSLHRLIGTLIGAVIGIVLSHFIFDKYPLAIYSCFIFIFLTYFMINHNYGLGIVFATIWLIAVFYFLKSDMTVIRFTIARIFDTLIGIGLGIFAEFILLKKPRKDRL, encoded by the coding sequence ATGACAAAAAATATTTTTACAGATAAAAATAATTATATTTTTGCTTCGACGATTACAGCTTCTGTATTTTTTTCTAGCTTAAGCTCATCCTACCTTTACAATCATCAAATGCTACCTATGATTTGGGCTTTTGTTTTTGGGATATTTCTACCTTTTTATCGCTTTGGAAATACTAAGCTTGAACAAATCAAAAGCCTAACCACAAATACAATTCTAGTTCTAATAATGATGCTTCTAGCATCTTTTGTCAGTTTGATAAGTTCGCCAATATTGCAAGAACTAGCTCGTGGAATTTTAGTTTTTTATTGTCTATGTTCACAACGATATTTCAATGGTGGGCGTATTTTAATTATATTCTTGATAGTATATGTACTACTTTTTTTCTATCTTGATCCAATTCTATCTGAGAATACTCTATTACCTTCTCTTAATTACTGTCTAACTGGATTATTAATGGGCTACATATCAACTTCATTATTTACAATAATTATGCCAAGTGTTGATATCAAAACTCCGACTATTAATAATGACTCATTTGTTTTTAAACAAGCTATTATCATTACCATCCTTATAGTCTCTGTTTATATAACTGCTAGATTTATACATATAACTAATCCAGCTTGGATTTGCTATTCTATAGTTATAGTATCTACAGGAAACTATATAATATCGATAAAAACATCTCTGCATCGATTAATTGGCACTCTTATTGGTGCCGTTATAGGTATTGTATTATCACACTTTATTTTTGATAAATATCCATTAGCAATATACTCCTGTTTTATCTTCATTTTTCTTACATATTTTATGATTAATCATAATTATGGACTTGGTATTGTTTTTGCAACGATTTGGTTAATTGCAGTATTTTATTTTCTCAAATCAGATATGACGGTAATCAGGTTTACTATAGCACGAATTTTCGACACGCTAATTGGCATAGGTCTTGGAATATTTGCTGAATTCATATTACTTAAGAAACCTAGAAAAGATAGACTATAA
- a CDS encoding PAS domain-containing protein: MITLNQKQILLDKAIMQQKSPFFIKDIDSKYIYINHQAAALADLTPEDFIGFDDSEIFGAKIGAIYRKKDQDIIAGKDINPIDIFTDKKGVTRAYFILRQPIYDKDKIIGVSGIRADITNFIEKIAAIKI, encoded by the coding sequence ATGATCACATTAAATCAAAAACAAATCTTACTTGACAAAGCTATCATGCAACAAAAATCACCTTTTTTTATAAAAGATATTGATAGCAAATATATATATATCAATCATCAAGCAGCCGCACTAGCAGATTTAACTCCAGAAGATTTTATAGGATTCGATGACTCAGAAATTTTTGGGGCTAAAATTGGGGCTATATATCGAAAAAAAGATCAAGATATAATTGCTGGTAAAGACATTAACCCTATTGATATTTTCACTGATAAAAAAGGCGTTACAAGAGCATATTTTATATTAAGACAACCTATCTATGATAAGGATAAAATTATCGGAGTATCTGGAATTAGAGCTGATATAACTAACTTCATAGAAAAAATTGCAGCCATCAAAATTTAA
- a CDS encoding MarR family winged helix-turn-helix transcriptional regulator — translation MLHIIVSKKYIAFMLLDKFTNLSQQWRRINALWYKIFMNYLEQRNFTYTESIVLLATLSLNKPSKSDISNYMRCEPQSITRAINSLLSKKLLKRYVDTKDKRVVRFELTELGKEFSVKTQDFININWQKSLGHLDNKDLNVFTKQLDEMIINLESLTNVDKTEKESN, via the coding sequence ATGCTTCATATAATTGTAAGTAAAAAATATATAGCTTTTATGTTACTAGATAAATTTACAAATTTAAGTCAACAATGGAGAAGAATTAATGCCTTATGGTATAAAATATTCATGAACTATTTGGAGCAAAGAAATTTTACCTACACAGAGTCTATTGTTTTACTAGCTACTTTATCACTTAATAAACCTTCAAAGTCGGATATTTCTAACTATATGAGATGTGAGCCTCAGAGTATTACTAGAGCGATTAACAGCCTGCTATCTAAAAAGTTATTGAAGCGATATGTTGATACAAAAGATAAAAGAGTTGTGCGTTTTGAATTAACAGAACTAGGAAAAGAGTTTTCAGTTAAGACTCAAGATTTTATAAACATAAATTGGCAAAAGTCTTTGGGACATCTCGATAATAAAGATTTAAATGTCTTTACTAAGCAACTAGATGAGATGATTATTAATCTAGAAAGTTTAACAAATGTTGATAAAACCGAAAAAGAATCTAATTAA
- a CDS encoding metal-dependent hydrolase family protein, with amino-acid sequence MAKIVLKNANVFNGKDNQINHYNYVYVEDDKILSLTNNEISNFSAEVIIDLKDRFLMPGLIDAHVHLSSAASVNLANDNISSDYMAIESLQAAEESLLRGFTTLRDAGGVGYGIAQAFEKRKATIPRLFYSGKALSATGGHGDFRGTTESKICSCQVSGSNISTICDGVPEVLKATREQLREGATQIKIMAAGGIASPADKITNLQFSDDEILAIVDEAKRNGTYVMAHAYTPEALIRCVKLGVRSLEHANLLDEKAAKIIAANNAFIVPTLAIYEAFYLHGKEFNTPDHVLEKLGGVRSNSLEAIKIAHDYSINVGFGTDLLGGLMKYQNTEFKIRSQVETPFQTLYSATYKNAELLNMVDKLGIIKSGAFADIIVFEGNPLEDIDLLVNPNESIKLIIKDGYIVSDKLTT; translated from the coding sequence ATGGCTAAGATTGTATTAAAAAATGCAAATGTTTTTAATGGTAAAGACAATCAAATTAATCACTATAATTATGTTTATGTGGAAGATGATAAGATTTTATCATTGACTAATAATGAAATTTCTAATTTTAGTGCTGAGGTAATTATAGATTTAAAAGATAGGTTTTTGATGCCTGGGCTTATAGATGCTCATGTGCATTTATCTTCAGCAGCATCAGTCAATCTAGCAAATGATAATATATCAAGTGATTACATGGCTATAGAGTCACTTCAAGCAGCAGAAGAGTCATTGCTGAGAGGATTTACGACATTACGAGATGCTGGTGGAGTTGGTTATGGAATAGCTCAGGCTTTTGAGAAAAGAAAAGCAACAATACCAAGATTGTTTTATAGTGGTAAGGCTCTCAGTGCTACTGGAGGTCATGGAGATTTTAGAGGAACTACTGAGTCGAAAATTTGTTCTTGTCAAGTTAGTGGTTCAAATATTTCTACAATATGTGATGGTGTGCCAGAGGTACTAAAAGCTACAAGAGAGCAGCTAAGAGAAGGTGCTACTCAGATTAAAATTATGGCAGCTGGAGGTATTGCATCACCAGCAGATAAAATTACTAACTTACAATTCTCTGATGATGAAATACTAGCAATTGTTGATGAAGCTAAACGTAATGGAACTTATGTCATGGCACATGCTTATACTCCAGAAGCTTTAATACGCTGCGTTAAATTAGGTGTAAGATCTTTAGAGCATGCGAATCTCCTTGATGAAAAGGCAGCAAAAATAATTGCTGCAAATAATGCTTTCATTGTACCTACGTTAGCAATTTATGAAGCATTTTATCTTCATGGTAAAGAGTTTAATACCCCAGATCATGTCTTAGAGAAGTTAGGTGGAGTTCGATCAAATAGTCTTGAGGCTATTAAAATTGCGCATGATTATAGTATTAATGTTGGTTTTGGTACAGATCTACTAGGTGGATTGATGAAGTATCAAAATACTGAGTTTAAGATTAGATCTCAAGTTGAAACACCATTCCAAACTCTATACTCAGCTACCTATAAAAATGCAGAGCTATTAAATATGGTAGATAAACTAGGCATTATAAAATCAGGTGCCTTTGCTGACATCATTGTATTTGAAGGAAACCCTTTAGAGGATATAGACTTATTGGTAAATCCTAATGAAAGCATAAAATTAATAATTAAAGATGGCTATATTGTTTCAGATAAATTGACTACATGA
- the mglB gene encoding transcriptional regulator MglB — MAMLRAYVAKATYNWLVDHGFTPYVLVDTEYEGVIVPNNYIDEDNKILLDLSPQAIQGLEIDDNHISFDATFDGEPISINIPIEAVLEVFSKETEQGMYAREFGYGININEGEDDETVNPKKLGETNSDNVLSLD; from the coding sequence ATGGCTATGCTTAGAGCTTATGTGGCTAAAGCTACATACAACTGGCTAGTTGATCACGGATTTACACCATATGTCTTAGTTGATACTGAATATGAAGGTGTAATCGTACCTAACAACTATATTGATGAAGATAATAAGATCTTACTAGACCTATCTCCTCAAGCAATACAAGGCTTAGAAATTGACGATAATCATATTAGCTTTGATGCTACTTTTGATGGTGAACCAATTTCGATAAATATTCCTATAGAAGCTGTTTTAGAAGTTTTTTCTAAAGAAACAGAACAAGGGATGTATGCTCGAGAATTTGGTTATGGAATCAATATTAATGAAGGTGAAGATGATGAAACAGTTAATCCTAAAAAATTAGGAGAAACAAACTCAGATAATGTTCTTTCACTAGATTAA